The following nucleotide sequence is from Solanum dulcamara chromosome 7, daSolDulc1.2, whole genome shotgun sequence.
CACCTTATAGGAAATTTCTGAAATCCGAGGTGATTGTTTGATAAATTGATCATTAAACGCCGATGCAagtatcttttttattttgggaaTAGCTACTCCaagtttaaaagaaaaagaaaagaaattattctACATCTAGCAGGATAGCAACAAAAGAATTTTTTCTTAAAGCATTGATACATACTTTAGAAGTTGTTCCATGCCATGTTTCCCTTACTTTTTTTGTTACTATTTTCACTTTAAATTCTTTTTGCAGACCTTAATTTTGGCACATcatttcaaaattcatttttatctttgaaaATTAGAGCTTATTGTGCCTCAATACTATATGCAGAATGAATATAAACGGGGGATTAGCAGCTGGAATTTTAACCTTGAAGATTTGAAGGCACAGGCTAACTTGGTACGTAAATCTATTCTCTGATGCCCATGTACCACAGTATTTTCAATCATATGCTAGTTTCTTAATGTATACAAATTGAGATTCTTGGTTAATTGGTAGTTTCTCAAGCTCAATATTATTGGCCTCTGCAAATGATAATAGTGAAACTTGTGAAGAATTTCAGTCTAGATTGTCCACATTGGAAATCTTTTCTTAATCAGCAAAACAAAATTAAGTTTTGGAgcattttgtttactttttcttttttcaattgtTTTCGCTTTTAGATTCCAGATGAGGAGATCCTTGGTGACAAGGACCTAGGTGGGAGTTCGAATTCGCTGTCTGGGCTTGACATTCCAGGGAAACAGCTACATAAGTTTCAGCATCAGTTCTCGTTCTCAAGTCAATATTCAGATGCTACTGAATTTGTATATCGTGATCTCCTTTATTCTATATGATATGTTGCAATTTGGGGTCTTTCCTCTAATATGATACTTCTCTCAACAGGACAGTAACAATCCATCTGCCCCTCCTTCGCCTGCCAACCAGAATGTGGCTTATAGCATGTATGTCATCCATCCTATATTGAGAGTTATCACCATTACTCTTTTACCATGTATTTGTTATGCTAACTATCAAGAATAAGAGCACATCATTAGGTTTGCTAGTATCTGTAGCTAAacattccttttctttttggaaCATTTCAGAACTAAATGTGAGAAATCTGATGATGATTTAAGCATTGCCAGTTCATTTCATGATCCTCAAATTCCACAAAATTCTCCACCATGCTATGACAATCCCATggaattgaatttggtgggaaAAGGTGAACAAGTGGCTGATGCAAAGTTATTTGAGGGCATGCCTATAAATTCTCGCCAGAGGTATGACACAAATTGCTCAATGACTTAAGACATTTTTTGAGGTACTCGTATAGATTTTTAGCCTCGTGAAGCGTTACTGCACGATCCAATGTTTTAGCATTTTCTTTGACTCGTTAAACTTAGCCTTTCTTGCTCCAAGCAAATTCTTTTACTTGGATTTGTGCTGTTAGCTGATTGATTTGTTTTGTTTAGGAGATGTGCtctgtttgattttttttcttgtggATAGAAGTCGTAATTAACTTCTATTCTCTGATTAGAAGGAAATACTCCCTTATTTGGGAtctattatatttttgtatcatttgaTATTCTATTTGGGCCCTTATTCCaactattttgttgttatttttgggCCTTCGATGCACCTCTGCTCTGACATTATCAATCTTGTATTAAGAAGTTGTTAGTATGTGTCATTATTTATTTGACAAGTGAGACTGAGAAACAACCATGAATAGTATTGTTCTTTACTAACTCATAGAATTTCAGGGCATTGTATCAGTAATTAAATCGCATAATTGATTTCTGACTTTCCTTTACCTTCTAATAGCCAACATGCTTAGCTAGCTTGTTTAACATCCACTATTTAAGCAGTGCCATGTGTTTTGGCAAGTTcctaaatttgttttttttttcctctttgtgATTAGTGATAAAAGTCAATTCCAAAATGTATCCAATTGCAATGGGGCTTCTGTACTTCAAACAGGGGATGATGTACCAGCTGAAGTAATCAGTAAACATTGTAGAACCTCAGGCAAGTATCATGATTCTACATAGCTTTTGATCttaacaaataatttttcagtATATTTGTTTCTGTAAGAAATAGTTTTTCAACatgttttttatttaaaaaaaaaaatcttgctAAATCAAGACTGTATTTAGCAGCTAGCAGTGAAGATTTTGATGAGAAGACTAAGGGTCATGTTGTTCAGCAAAGAGGACGTTTCAAAGTTACGTCAGAGAATGTCGACTTGGAAAAGGTGAATGCATAGCTTTTAGTTTTCATTTTGCAATAAATTTAGGAACACCACCTATGTGAGCTTTGCAAAGCACAACCACAGTTCTAAACCCAGATAAAGGAGGACAATTATAAGTCTGTCTTTTGCCAACATAAAAATAGTCTCATAGTAATGTTTTAGATACTGAATGAAATAGATACAGAGGTTTTATATGACCAACCACAACTATTTTTTTGAATTGCAATGTAgttgattaatattttatatattatacgCACACACATTGATATCTGCCTCACAAGAAATAATTTCATCCTACAGGTAGGTGCATCTCCAATGCTACACAAGAGTCAGAGCTTGCTGGTTGGTTTTCCTATTTTTTCTAAATACCTTTTCTAACGGCTGGACATATTTCTTTTGCTCGCTAAGTTCTTAGCTTATAAGCTAATTCCTTATTTCCTTTCGATAACGCTTAGCTCATACTTATACCATAACATTGGCTAAGTAGACATTGCTATGTCACTGCTTTATCTGTTcagcttttttctttttttaatttctattgcaattTCTTAAACAAAATGTGATGTATCATGTAGGTGATGCCACAAACTCTTGCTGCTACTCTACCATTACCACCTGATGCTACACCACCAAATCTTCTTACACCATCCCATTTTCCAACCTTGCAGAGTATTTTAGAGGCAAATATTCTTCAAAGGGTAAGAACGGATCTACAATTATGACGCACTAGTTTTTCAGTTTTTGTTTATCCAATGTCTGTTTTTCCCCCCCCTCCTAAACAGGAGAGTATTCTTAGATTGATGAGGCAAGTGGCCCTTGGAGACGCTACTGGTATGAACAATCAATGCctattgaaatttttatttatatcccTTTGTGTTGGTCTCACTTTTATCTTTTTCTGCCAACCTTGCAGTGGATGCTGGATGCATGCCACTAAATTCGCCTGGTGTGGAGAAATCACTGGTATTAGTTTGCATTAGTCTTTCAACATCCGTTTGCAATAGGAACCATTTAAGTGACTTTTGCATATTTTTCGTATCAGTATAAAGTATATGTCCTTCCTCTTTTTCTTGTAGTTGGAGGTTGCTCATGACAAAGAGAAGGAATTAATTAGTGAAAACGCTGAATTGCAGTGGAGGTATCATCGTTACTCAGTAATGCCATATGCCTATATTGAAGATTATATCTGCTGGCATTGAACTAGTATTTCGCTGATATGCAGGCTGATACGTGCTCAAGAAGAACTTCAAAAATACAAAGCAGAAAACGCTCAAAATAACTCTTGAAATAGGAGACTGCATAGGGAAATCAATCTTTATAGTTCGAATACAGTTGGAGTGCTCAAGTGGCATACattcaagttctaaaaaaaacaatatttaGACAAGGAGTAGCAGGAACTGTAAAAGAGAAATGATTAGTAGCAGCTTATAATTTTGATTTGTACAGTATGTTTATAGTAGAGGCAGTGCTTATTTACTCGACCGATTCTCTcagactccacttgtgggatttcattgggtatgttgttgttgttactcaACCGATTCTTGTATATGTTAGTCCAAACTTTAGAGAACCCAGTCCTTGATAATACCAACTTTCGTATTTCAATGAATTCCAGCAGAAGTTAGTCCATTTTATTTACTCTCAGCCTGAGAAAATTTGTGGCTGGAGGTAGTCTTTGCGGTTTAGTATATAAAGTTAATGCTTGTAGTTGTAGACATTGATGTCACTTTGGCCACCTTTTCTGGCTCATTAAATAGTTGGACTTTTAGTGAAACCTTCATGAGATGTCGTGGCATATCAAGTTATCTGTTACTCCATGCTGTTTGACTAAATATTGGATAGAGCCCATACATTTATTTCctaattaaaaggaaaaaaacaaaacCAAGATCCGTGTAACAACATTTTCCTGTCAGCTGGAGTTATTTACTGTCGTGTTTGCTATATTCTTAATTGTGTTGGAATCTTAAAGAACCTGGATGAACTTATAAGTAAAAGGCATAAGTTAGGATTTTTACTTGTTACTTTTGActtattttggcttaaaaaataaatgtttataaacattttttttttctactcaAAACTAAAAAACCGCTTAAAAACACCTTTTAAAAGGTCAATTCAAACAGATTTTAAGTCTTGtcgtttgatttgattttgtaaaGACGTTATATTTCCCTTCAatttcattctcaaaatgagtaAAAAACTGTTGTTTTGTTAAATGGCGGGATAATTAAGAGATTTTTACTATGTGCAATACATTTATAGAATTAGTTACATAACTGACATAATTTTTGCATTTGGTTTTTATAAATAGAagattttatatcaatttttagcataatataatattttgcaTGATTAATAATTAAATGAGGTCCTACTAAATTAGGGATTTCatatttattactttttctGAAGAAATACTGTAATTAATGCTTATTAAGAATAATGAAATTTTCATTCACACAGAAAAAAATGTTGACTCTAAGATTGATAAtactataaattaaaataggtcAATGCCATGAATTTTTCAAACTGTCTAAAAATATTTCACACCGTCTAATTTTTTTCTAACATTGAAGAAATATATTTGTAGTTATTTCATACCTGAAAATTTCAACGTACACTATTTTTCTTtgtacttttattttaataatacttaaaacttaattaaattaaacCATGTATACTGTTGCTATATTTGTTGGCTtaagcaataataataacataattaagatgttacattatatatattgcTACTCTGCCATTTACATTTGCAcgataattatttcaaatatacAATTTACATACATGCAATACTTAAATACGTATATATTGCTatcataatattatattaataaatatcaatacattacatatatatatatatacaatatcgatatattacataactatttatacaatCTGGTTATTGTTGAAAATTGTTTTGTCACCTACACAATTACGTTAAGAAGCCCAAATACTAGTAGAATTGGTCCACGAAATAGCTTGGCCCATATTCAACTCGTTAGTGGGCCGATCAGTGAGTTAACTTTCACTTCAGGAAAGTATATGAATTGGTCACGTGAAAGGCATGTGCAGTATATATCTGTTTGACAACTGCAAAAATTCTCGATTTCTTGTATACCAAAAACTTGGAAAGCAAGGAGTAAGAGCCGATCCAGCAATTGGGAATTTCTAGGGTTTGGTTTTTCTTTTGTTAAGCCTGTTATCTCACACCTAATTCGCAGAGATGAAGCTCACTGTAAAGACTCTCAAAGGCAGTCACTTTGAAATTAGGGTTCAGCCATCTGATACGGTTAGTTTTTTTTGCGATTTTTCTGTATGTATAATTCTGCTGTCGTTTTCCATTTGTGTGTGTTCATGTTCATAATTACAAAATTGATGAGCAAAAAAGAACAACTTCAGCTATTATTTGCATCTTTCACAATTTTGTTCTGGTTTACGCTTACTACATTTGTTATTTGATTGGAGCTGTTGATGATGTTGTGGTTTGTCTCACCTGATGCCTGTAAATAGGAAAAGTTTATGATAATTTTGTAGAATTATAGTTGTTTAGATGTAAATGTTTcaccttcctttttttttatatcccTAGGTTAATTGATCATCATTGGTTTGTAGGAGGTCCAAAATATGTCCTTTATGTTTGGactttgaatcaaaattgtCCCTTTAAATATTAAGTGGTGCATTAATTGTCCTCTTAAGTATATAAGTGGTGCATTAATTGTCCTCTTAAGTATATAAGTGGTGCATTTTTAGTCTTTACTAACTTTTTCAGTCAAAGACTAACCCGAAATCATTTGCGTGCCCCAGCCTTAAACTTAAAAAGAAACAATCCATCTCCTAGCAAGGGGCGGATCTAAGGGGATGAGGGTGTTCACCCCAACCTCTCAGCAAAAAGTTACACGGTATATATAAGTGCtaattttttctacttttttatgtacatatataGATTTTGAATCCCCCGAAAACATGACTAGAGGTTGGTTTAGTGGTTTAGGGGGTCCGAAATCACCTTGAGGTTCCAAGTTCAAATCCCAAGCACTATGTTTTTTTACCAAACCCCTTTAGTGAAAACCCTTGATTCGCACTGCTAGAGTGGAAGGTTTTCCAGAGGAAGGGACGGTGGATTTAACCATGGATGGAATGATGACTTAGGATTAAATATATTAATGAAGGGCGAAATGAGTGATGGAAGTGGCCGAATCATAGGAAATTTTGTTTCGGTGCTACCTCATAAATGTTACACCTTCCTCTCATTATCTGTCTATATCAATGTGTTTTAGTAGATCAGAATCATTTGGATTGGGTTCTGTTTTCTAGATTCAAAGTGTTCTTATACTACACTGCTTATAGGATACTGGAGGAGGAGCAAAAACTAAATTTCAGCTGTAGAAGAGTATAGTAGACGTAGCATGACCAGGCATGATTACTTAGTATTCTTGGGTTCATTTGTGACAATAAGCAACCATCTGCCAATATCGAGAACCAAAAGGGATACGAGCATTCAATACCCATGATTTTATCCATTTAGTAATGTCGGgaatccaaaaaagaaaaaaggtaaTCTCAGGAAAAGGAAGACAACTCCAACTCCTTGATTGGTTCATTTTGTTTCTTTGCAGCAATAAAACGAAGCTAACTTGATGAACTGGAGAAACTGTGACTAGCTTTTTGCTTATTGAAATCTGTAAATCTTCCCTTTCTCATGGCTAGCACTCCTGGTCAGTACTTTCTTGTTTTTAAAATCTTGGGAGCAAGACATATGAGTCAAATATGTTCTCTCCACTAGCCTTGATGGAAAAGGTTACCAATGACTGAAGGTGTTGTATACCTGGAGGACTATTAGTGCTTCACAAATATATAAGGGACTATTTTGATTCAAAGCCTAAACTTGGGGCCAAATTTTAGTTTTATCTCGTTTGTATAACTTCAGAGAAGTGGTTGTGAAAGGCAATTGCCTCGTTGCCAATGGCGAGAGGCGAGGCGTCCCTTCATCGCCTACTAGCTTTGTGACGAGGCGATCTTCAAAAGGCGTCGCCATGGCAAGAAAGGTGTCGCCTTtagtattttcttaaaaaaagtcTACCAATTTAGGGTTTTAAAAGTTAGAAGGTAATTTTAGGGTTTTCTTTCTAAATTTGCATAGTTGCACTCTTAGACTGTGACTGTGACTCTAACCAGTCGACTTGACTAGACTTCTCCGGCAACTCCAAAGTCCAACcatatttcttcttctaattttttcttcttttcttcttcctctgtttCTTTTCCCTTCTTCTTCAGACTTCAGAGTTACTTCTACCTTTGTCTTTTTTCTCACTGTTTTgacttttgttctttttttcccCTCAATCAAGTTCTAGACTTTTAGTATGTACCATctattttcagtttttgaattgaaatatttgctaatatgtTATTGCTAAtgagattttgattatttataaatgcaattaaatatttcaattttttggtATTAATTGGCGCCACATTCAAAAAGTCGAGCGCCTTGCTGAGGCTGACCCTTGTCGCCTTTCGCCGTCCAAAACACTGATTTAGAATGCATCATATTTATCAAAACCTTGCAAGTCTAATTTCCAAATCTCAAATCATTTAATTGCTTTGAGCTATGAATGTTGGGGCTACTCCTAATTGGTTAGTcagttaaaattattttctatgtAATGTAATGGGACGTGTGATTTTAGATTATGGCAGTCAAGAAAAACATTGAAGATATACAAGGAAAAGATAATTACCCATGTGGGCAGCAGTTGCTGATTCACAATGGTAAAGTGCTGAAGGATGAAAGTACACTATTGGAAAACAATGTCTCTGAAGATGGTTTTCTCGTTGTCATGCTTAGCAAGGTATGTCTATAGATCTTCAGATTCCCTTTACTTGTAAAATTTTCAGCCTATAACTTTGCACTTTTATTGCCCttaattgattgagttttgtatCTCCAATGCTAAACCTGAAACTCCAACAGGATGTATTTCTTGATCTTACATCTATTTATTGTTCTTTGCAGAGCAAAACTGCTAGCTCAAGTGGGACAACATCTGCACAGGTACTGTGTTCAAATAACCATTCAGGATTTCATTCAATGGACAGTTGATTGTCTGGTTTCTGATAATGAATTACCTTCTTGATTCTTTCTTTCAGCAGCCAGCTACTGCAGCAAATCCTACTACAACACCTGAAGTGATTCCGCCATCACAGTGAGTTGCAACTTCCACTAATTACTATTACTGTTTATGTTGGATCTGCTcctgatgatgtaaatgatgtgtAGGGCCACAAAAGATGTTGTGTCAGCTTCGGATGCGGTGACTGCTAGGTAACAAATTATGCCTGTATTTAAAAaatctgtttcaatttgtttgtcttagttTGACTCagcacggagtttaagaaaataaagaggaCTTTTGAATCTCGTGGAAAGTGTTTTTCGATTCCCATATTAGAGGGAATTAATACATCTTTTACATTGCTGCAGTCTTCCAACTGCTGCTTATAGTCAAACTGCATCTAATCTAGTTGCTGGCAATAATCTCGAGCAAACAATACAACAAATTATGGATATGGGCGGTGGCAGCTGGGACAAAGAGACAGTTACACGTGCACTTCGAGCTGCTTATAACAATCCTGAAAGAGCTGTTGATTACTTATATTCAGTATGTTCCTGGTCTCCCTCACTTAAAAAAAGGTGCAAGGCATGCACAAGTTTGTTGTCTTTTGTGCTTTGACGGGGATTGCTTTTATACAGGGAATTCCTGAAACGGCAGAAGTTGCCGTACCGGTGGCCCGAGGTGGAGTTAATTCTGCTCCTGCAACTACTGCAGCGCCTACTGCACCTTCTTCTGGCGCACCTAATTCTGCTCCTTTAAATTTGTTTCCTCAGGTCTTCCAGAGCATCCCCTTAATAATAGTATTTTGTCCTTCTTCTCCTTATGTGATTCTCTAAGGTGGAGCCTTTTACAGGAGAATGTTGCTGGTGCTGGCGGTGCTGGTCTTGGATCCCTTGATTTTCTCAGGAACAACCAACAGGTGGGGTTCTGATCATTAGGTTTTCATTTTTGCTTTTGTCTCTAGTTCTTGCTTTTGGATTACTGATTTGGATTAATGAGATTACTTCAGACCTCTTTCATCATTCCAATTCATAAGTTTGTTCTGGATATTTCTCGTGTCTGAGTTGCTCTACATCCATAATCCTCTGCAACTCATGGttcttttgttatttgtttcaGTTCCAAGCTTTACGTTCTATGGTTCAAGCTAACCCACAAATTTTACAGGTAATTAGTGTTCTTCACTATTTTCTTTGCTTAGTTTCTTGTGTTGTCATTGTCTGAATGTACAAATTGGATGTTGTATTGTAGCCTATGCTTCAGGAACTAGGAAAGCAAAATCCTCAACTTTTAAGATCTATACAGGAGCACGATCAAGAGTTTCTTCAATTAATCAATGAACCTGTGGATGGTTCTGATGGGTTAGTTGCGTATTGTGTGCTATTTACCAAGCTAGAGTTAGAAgcattttttaatatattgtcatgatctcctagtgtttctcCTCTCCAGATcgaaatatatttaattttcaattatgTTGTGGTAAAGTATAAAaggattttatcattttgtggTCCCAAATCTTGTTTTTACTCAAAATCTTAGAGAAtaaggaagagagaaaaacTGTTTTGGGCATTGAGATTTAATATTACTAAGAGGTCAAATCTGCTACATATGAGTTATTTTGAGTGCTTTTCAATTGCTATGTTTTAGGGACATGTTTGATCAGGCTGAGCAAGAGATTCCCCACACAGTTAGTGTCACTCCAGAAGAGCAGGAGGTGATTGAGCGGGTACGAGATATCACTTTAACCCTAGTATCTCTTAGAATTGCAGCTGTTCATGGATATTTTGTAATGTTTATAACTAATTTGTTTGCTCATTTGCAGCTGGAAGCAATGGGTTTTGATAGAGCTCTTGTCATTGAAGCTTTTTTGGCTTGTGATCGCAATGAGGAACTGGCCGCTAATTATCTGTTGGAGCATGCAGGAGATTACGAAGATTAAGTGGCAAAATATGTTAGCAGTATTCTTTGGTACACACCGACAGGTTTTGAGCTGTTT
It contains:
- the LOC129895902 gene encoding ubiquitin receptor RAD23b isoform X1; its protein translation is MKLTVKTLKGSHFEIRVQPSDTIMAVKKNIEDIQGKDNYPCGQQLLIHNGKVLKDESTLLENNVSEDGFLVVMLSKSKTASSSGTTSAQQPATAANPTTTPEVIPPSQATKDVVSASDAVTASLPTAAYSQTASNLVAGNNLEQTIQQIMDMGGGSWDKETVTRALRAAYNNPERAVDYLYSGIPETAEVAVPVARGGVNSAPATTAAPTAPSSGAPNSAPLNLFPQENVAGAGGAGLGSLDFLRNNQQFQALRSMVQANPQILQPMLQELGKQNPQLLRSIQEHDQEFLQLINEPVDGSDGDMFDQAEQEIPHTVSVTPEEQEVIERLEAMGFDRALVIEAFLACDRNEELAANYLLEHAGDYED
- the LOC129895902 gene encoding ubiquitin receptor RAD23b isoform X2, which produces MKLTVKTLKGSHFEIRVQPSDTIMAVKKNIEDIQGKDNYPCGQQLLIHNGKVLKDESTLLENNVSEDGFLVVMLSKSKTASSSGTTSAQPATAANPTTTPEVIPPSQATKDVVSASDAVTASLPTAAYSQTASNLVAGNNLEQTIQQIMDMGGGSWDKETVTRALRAAYNNPERAVDYLYSGIPETAEVAVPVARGGVNSAPATTAAPTAPSSGAPNSAPLNLFPQENVAGAGGAGLGSLDFLRNNQQFQALRSMVQANPQILQPMLQELGKQNPQLLRSIQEHDQEFLQLINEPVDGSDGDMFDQAEQEIPHTVSVTPEEQEVIERLEAMGFDRALVIEAFLACDRNEELAANYLLEHAGDYED
- the LOC129896431 gene encoding uncharacterized protein LOC129896431 yields the protein MDKKKYPIGPEHYTLFEEVGQGVSASVHRALCIPLNEVVAIKILDFERDNSDLNNISREAQTMVLVDHPNVLKSHCSFVSDHNLWVIMPYMAGGSCLHILKATHPDGFEETVIATVLREVLKGLEYLHHHGFIHRDVKAGNILIDARGGIKLGDFGVSAYLFDSGDRQRMRNTFVGTPCWMAPEVMEQLHGYDFKADIWSFGITALELAHGHAPFSKYPPMKVLLMTLQNAPPGLDYERDKKFSKSFKQMIASCLVKDPSKRPSAKKLLKHPFFKQARSNDYTARTLLEGLPALGDRMKALKRKEEDMLAQKKIPDGQKEEISQNEYKRGISSWNFNLEDLKAQANLIPDEEILGDKDLGGSSNSLSGLDIPGKQLHKFQHQFSFSSQYSDATEFDSNNPSAPPSPANQNVAYSITKCEKSDDDLSIASSFHDPQIPQNSPPCYDNPMELNLVGKGEQVADAKLFEGMPINSRQSDKSQFQNVSNCNGASVLQTGDDVPAEVISKHCRTSAASSEDFDEKTKGHVVQQRGRFKVTSENVDLEKVGASPMLHKSQSLLVMPQTLAATLPLPPDATPPNLLTPSHFPTLQSILEANILQRESILRLMRQVALGDATVDAGCMPLNSPGVEKSLLEVAHDKEKELISENAELQWRLIRAQEELQKYKAENAQNNS